A single genomic interval of Streptomyces sp. BA2 harbors:
- a CDS encoding 2-oxo acid dehydrogenase subunit E2: MSESRFPVERRHTLYHCDEIRAAAPVYLDTEVDMSCLERHRAAARNEGRRYSVVSYVLQAAGQVLARHPEANAAVRGRVRPRIARYSTVSGKVTLDKTLGGRRVVLATVVPELERSSLAAVQRHVERFRDGDPDHMPEFAPVRKLHRLPVPVGRLLFRLATRSLAHRSELVGTVAVTSLGHRPVDGFQSLGGTTITLGVGRVVDRAVVRKGAVVVAPMMRLSLAFDHRVIDGAEAADVLAELKEFLETYGPDAAGFPDGDESAASRATDRRPASASGS, encoded by the coding sequence GTGAGCGAGTCACGGTTCCCCGTCGAGCGGCGGCACACCCTCTACCACTGCGACGAGATCCGCGCCGCCGCGCCCGTCTACCTCGACACCGAGGTGGACATGAGCTGCCTCGAACGCCACCGGGCGGCGGCCCGCAACGAGGGTCGCCGGTACTCCGTGGTGAGTTACGTCCTCCAGGCGGCGGGCCAGGTACTGGCCCGCCATCCGGAGGCCAACGCGGCCGTCCGCGGCCGGGTGCGCCCCCGGATCGCGCGCTACTCCACGGTCAGTGGCAAGGTGACCCTGGACAAGACCCTGGGCGGTCGACGCGTTGTACTGGCGACCGTCGTCCCGGAACTGGAACGGTCGAGCCTGGCGGCGGTGCAGCGGCACGTGGAACGGTTCCGGGACGGAGATCCCGACCACATGCCGGAGTTCGCGCCGGTGCGCAAGCTGCACCGGCTGCCCGTGCCGGTCGGCCGGCTGCTGTTCCGGCTGGCCACCCGCTCACTGGCACACCGCAGCGAGCTGGTCGGCACCGTCGCCGTCACCTCCCTCGGCCACCGGCCGGTGGACGGGTTCCAGTCGCTCGGCGGTACGACCATCACACTCGGTGTCGGAAGGGTGGTGGACCGTGCCGTTGTCCGAAAGGGTGCGGTCGTGGTCGCTCCGATGATGCGGCTGAGCCTGGCGTTCGACCACCGGGTCATCGACGGCGCCGAGGCAGCCGATGTGCTGGCCGAACTCAAGGAGTTCCTGGAGACGTACGGGCCGGACGCCGCCGGTTTCCCGGACGGGGACGAGTCGGCCGCCTCTCGTGCGACGGATCGGCGACCCGCCTCGGCCTCCGGCTCCTGA